Genomic DNA from Streptomyces sp. GS7:
CGGCGGGGACCCTGGGGGTACCGGAGGCCGGGAGCGAGGAGGACCCGTTCATCTAGCGGAACCGTTCATCCGGCGGACCCGCTCATCCGGCCTCCCGCCCCGGGCAGTTGGCAGGCCGGCGGCCGCCGGAACCGCCGGCTCGCCGGGGCGGGACCGCCGGCCCCCGGTCCCGCGCACGGAACGGCCCGGGGCGCCGGCCCCGCCCTACGGGGCCGGCGCCCCACCGGCCGCGTCTACGGGGCCGGCGCCGCCGCCAGCTCCGGCGCCAGGCCCGCCGCCGCCCGGGTCACGAGCACCCGCGCCCGCGGATGCGCCGCCCCGAGAGCCCGCCGCAGCCGGGCGGCCGCCTCCTCCGCGTCGGCGGCCGGGCAGACCCCCACCAGCGCCCCGCCCCCGCCCGCCCCGCTCAGCTTCAGCGGCAGGCCGGCACCGCGCAGCGCCACCTCCCGCAGCTCCTCCAACAGCGGCGTGGACATGCCCTGGAGGTCGCGCATCGCGGCGTGCGCCTCGCCCATCGCACCGCCCAGAGCGGCCGGATCACGGCGGCGCACCGCCTCCCAGACGGCGGCGGACGCCGCGTCGCACCGCTCCCGGTACGCCGCGAGCCGGGCATCCCCGGCCGCCAGCTGCGCGCGCACCGAACGGATGTGGTCGCCGGTGTCCTTCCTGGTGGCCGAGTCGAGCACCACCACCGCCCAGTCGTCCGGGAAGTCCACCCGGCCCACGATCTCCGGCAGGCCGCTCGTCCGCCCGTCGAGCAGCAGCAGACCACCCGCGATCACCGCGAGGTGATCCATCCCGCCGCCGTTGAAGTACCCGAACTCGAACTCGTACGCCCACTGGGCCAGCGTCCGCGCGGACAGCGGCGCACCCGGCGCCGCCACCCCGGCGAACGCCCGGAACAGCGCCACGATCAGCGCCGTCGACGACGACAGGCCGCTCGCCGCCGGCGCGTCGCTGCGCACCGTCACGGCCGGCGGGCGGGCCCCCGCTCCCGGCAGCCGCCGGCGCAGGAACGCCCACACCTCCTCCGCCCAACTGCCCGCCCCACCACCGGAACCGGACCCGCCCGGCGGCCGGGCACCCGGCGCCCGTACCGTCACCGACGTGGTCAGATCCAGCGCCAGACTGACCGACCGGCCGCCCAGCCAGTCCAGATCCTCCCCGGACAGGCACGCCCGGCACGGCACCGCCGCGCCCCCCGCCGGAACCCCTCGAACCGCTCGCGTCATCGTCATCGGGCCTGGAACTTTCCGGTCGAGCCGAACTCCCGGAACATCTCCAGGACCACAGCGGTGGGCGGATGCAGCGGTCGCGGTGGATCCGCGAGCGCCCGGAACTGCGCACCGGTCACCTCGTCCCGGCCCGGGGACAGCTCCCCGGACCAGCGGCGGGCCCAGAAACACAGCGCGAAGCAGTGCGTGACGTCCCCGTTGGGGTACGTCAGGGTGTGCACCTCCGGGTCGGACAGCGACCCGAAGGCTTCCAGGTCGGCCGGCGCCACCCGCAGACCGGTCTCCTCCGCCAGCTCCCGCACGGCCGTCCCCGTGAAGTCGCTGCCCTCCTCGCACGCCCCGGCCGGCAGCTCCCACACGCCGTTGTCGGCGCGCCGCTGGAACAGCCCCCGGCCGGCCCCGTCCAGCAGCAGGACCTGCGCGCCCGGGACCAGCAGCGGCCGGCTGCCCACCTGCTGCCGCAGGGCCCAGAGATACGAGCCGACATAACTCACCTGTACGTCACCTTGCTTCCGTTTCACGGGTATTCGTCCGCCTTCCCGGCGGCAGGCTGTCATGCGGCCGGCCCGGCGGCCAGCCACCCCGGCACCGCATGGGGTGTCGCGGACAGCCACCGCACATACCGCTCCACACCCGACCGGACGTCGATCCGCGGCTGCCAGCGCAGCAGTTCACGGGAGTGCGCGGTCGCGGCGTACCCCCCCAGCGGATCGCCCTGCGGCAGGGGGGTGGTGACGAACCGCGAGGCAGGGAAGTGCGGCGCGATCAGCTCACCCACCTCGCGCACCGAAGTCGGCACACCGGTACCGACGTTGACCGTCTCCCCGGCCATCCGCTCCTCGATCAGGGCCAGCGCGGTGGCCGCCGCGACATCCTCGACGTGCACCAGGTCCCGCACCTGCACCCCGCCCCCGTTGAGCCGCATCGGGCGGCCCAGCCGGGCCTGCATGGACAGCCAGGCCACCATCCACGAATGGCTGCCGGGTTTGGGGATCTGCGGATCGCCGTACACGGAGAAGTAGCGCAGCACCGCGTACTCCGGGGTGTCCGGGCCGCCCAGCAGCAGCCGCGTCTGGTGCTCGGCCCACAGCTTGGAGTTGGCGTACACCGACACCGGGAGCAGCCGCTGGTCCTCGCGGAACACCTGCGGCCCCCGTACGGAGGGATCGCCGTCCCCGTACACCGCCGCCGAGGACACCAGCACCAGCCGCCGCACCGTGGACGCCGCGGCCTCCTCCAGCACCACCTGGGTGCCCTGCACATTGGCCCGGAAGGCGATATCGGGCCGACGGGTGCAGGCGGCCACATCGGCGTACGCCGCGGCGTGCACCACATAGTCGGCGCCGTCGAGCACCGTACGCACCGCTTCGCGGTCGCAGATATCCCCGACCACCGTCTTCGCCCCGAGACCGTCCACCCCGAACAACGAGGTGTGCGCCGATTCGGGATAGGCGTCCAGCCGGTCCAGTACCGTCACCTCGGCATCCGCCCGGCGTAATAGGGCAACCAGCCGGCTGCCCACCAATCCGGCGCCACCGGTCACCACCACACGGGCGTCCCGCAGTTTCTCCAGCCGGGCCGCCACCGATTCCCCCGGATCGCCGCACGCCGCACTTCCCACGCCATTACCGGTGCCGATACCGATACCACCGGTGTTACCAGTGCCGTTCGCCGTCGCCGACATGGAACCCTCTCCCTGTGCACGAGACCGCCCGACCTGGGCCAGCGGTCAGCATGTCGGTCGCGGAATGCCGCTACCAGAGCGCGATTTCGGCAGTCTTGCCGCGCTCCCGGCCACCGCCGTACTGTCCGGATCCACCTGTGCCGGAATGCCCGGCACGGCGAAAAGCGCCGGAGGAAAACGATGACGCGATATCGGCTGAGCGGTGCCGTGATGACCCACCCGAAACGCCGCGCGGCAGCGGAACGCCTGGCGCAGGCCGCCCCGCCGGGCGCATTACGGGTCGTCATGGACCCGGACCCGGCCGGGAAACCGTCCGTTTTGCGGACCGCGCTGTGCGCCTGGTCGGCGATCGAGGACGGCGCCACTCATCAACTCGTCGTCCAGGACGACATGATCCTCTCCGATACGTTCTTCACCCGCGCCCGGATGGCGGTCGAAGAGATGCCGGACGCGGCCCTCGCGCTTTTCGCGCTCTGGGACTCCAGAAACGGCGCCGCGGTCCGATTCGGCGCGCTGGCCGGAGCGCGCTGGGTGGCCGCCGTCAACGAGTACTTTCCGTGCGTCGCCATCATTCTGCCCAGGGAAGTCGCCGCCGGATTCGTGGCTTTCGGCCGACGCCATCTTGACAGCTGGCCCGACGACATCCTGATGAACCACTACTTACGCGCGCACGGAATCCCCGCATACGTTTCGGTACCCAGCCTCGCCGAACACGAGGACCACGGCAGCATCTCCGGCAATGCCTTCCGCGGACCGCGCCGTTCGGTCTGCTTTCTGCCCTCGGACGTTCCCGGTCGCGAAGACGCCCGGCTGAGCGGACTGCGGGTGCTGCCGTTCTTCAAACACGGCGTCGCGCAGTGCGCGGTACGCGCCGGCGCCCCCGGCGACGACCCCGGCCACTGGCTCCATCTCACCTGCGCGCAATACCTGGAGGGCTGCGGCGTACGCCCCGGAAGACCGCAACCGGCCATCGTGGGAATGGCCGAAGCGAGCGGCCCCGCCGCGGCCACCGGGACCTGGCTGACGGCCTTCACGATGGGATTCGTCCAGCAGCGGGACGGCCACCGCACCACCGCACTCGACGGCGGCACCGCCCCCGCCCCCGACCCCGCCGTCCTCGCCGAGGCACTGGCCACCGTGGGCCCAGGGGGCATCAGTTACGCCCGGTCCGAGGAGCGCATCGCCGAACTGCGGGCGGAACTCGCGCAGATCACCCTCGCCGGCGTCGCGGCCGGCCGCGAGGCGGCCGACCGGCAGCGGGCCCGCCCGGCCCGCCCCCATACCGCAGCCCCCCTGCGGGTCGGCGTGCTCGGGACCGCGACCCCGCTCACGGAACACCTCGTACGGGGCCTGGCCGACGCCGGACACCGGATCACCCTCCTGGGGCGCCCCACCGCCCCCGACGAGCCCACCGCCCCCGCTCGGCCCGCCGGCCGCCCGTACGACGCGCTGCTCGACCTGACGGCCCTGACCCCCCAGCACCCGCCGGTTCCCGCCGCCGCCACTGCCGCCGACATCGTCTGCGGCACCTCCTCCACCCCCACCCTCACCCTCAAGTACCGGGACACCGCGGGGCAGTTCAGGGACGTGACCGTCCGCGTCGGGGAGCTGTACGGCCCCGGCTGCCCGCACGACACGCGGATCGGCCGCCTCGTCTGGGACGCGTTGCGCAGCTACCCGCTGACCGTCGAGGACCCGGACGCGGAGCTGCGCCCCCTGCACGTCGGTGATCTGGTCGGCGCGCTGTCCGCGATGCTCCGCACGCCCCCGCCGGACGGGACGACCGGGCTGGCCGACGCCCCGGTCACCGCCGCCGAACTGGCAACGGCGGTACAGACGGCGGTCCGCCCCGTACCGCTCGCCGAGGCACCGCCGACAGCGTCCGCGGCACCCCCGCGCCGTACGGAGGAGGCGCCCTGGCCCCCGGCCCCGCCCGGCTGGAAACCCGCCACGGACCTCGTCCACGGGCTGCACACCCACGCCCAGTGGCTGGCCTACGAGGGCATCCATCTCGCCCTGGACGTCTGACCGGTCAACCGCCGAGACCTGTACGACGGGTCAGGTGGCCAGGGCCGGACAGGCCCTAGATGACCGGCGGCCGTCCCAGCCGCGTCATCCGCCACACCGTGCGCCAGCGCATCGGCCGCCGCCGTCCGCAGGGGGTCCGCACACCCTCCGCGAACCCGGCGGCCCATGCCCGCATGCCCGCCGCCGAGCGGCTGCGGACGGCCGTCAGGCCCGCCCAGACACCCAGATACAGCGGCACCAGCAGCACCGGCAGATGGCGCTTCGCCAGCCAGACGCGGTTTCTGGCCACCATCCGGTGGTAGACCGCGTGCCGGGTGGGCGAGGTGTACGGGTGCTGGAGCACGATCTCCGGCGCGTAGCGGATGCGCCAGCCGTCGTCCAGCGCCCGCCACGCCAGGTCGGTCTCCTCGTGTGCGTAGAAGAACTCGTCCGGCCAGCCGCCGATCCGGTCCAGCATCGGCACGGACAGTGCGTGACCGCCGCCGAGGAAGGTGGTGACCAGGCCGCCGCGCTGCGGGTCGCCGACCCGCAGCCGGGGGACGTGGCGGCGCTGGGTCCGGCCCCGCTCGTCGGCGATGCGGAAGCTCACGACGCCCAACTGCGGGTCCCGCTCGTACAGTTCCGCCAGCCGGCTGAAGACGTCCGGGCTGATCAGCAGCCCGTCGTCGTCCAGGTCGACCACCACGTCCAGCTCGCCGAGCTTGCGCAGCTCGTCCAGGGCGACGTTCCGGCCACCGGAGACCCCCAGGTTCTCGCTCAGCGACAGGCCGGTCACGCCATCGGGAAGCGGGGGCAGCGGCGAGCCGTTGCCGACGACCACGATGTGCGTCGCCGGGAGGTCCTGCTTGGCCACCGAATCCAGCAGCTCCTGGAGTTCGGCGGGGCGGTTCCCCATGGTCAAGATGGCGACGCCTACGCGCAGATGACGCACAGATGAACACTCCGTCCTTGGCGGTCTCTCCAGCGATGCTAACCGCCGCCACGGACCGCGGAGTGCCACGACGCAGGCCCGGCGACATCGCCACCGGCTCGTTCCGTCGGGTCATCCCACGGGTCATCCGCGGGTCATCCCACGAGGTCGTCCCGCGGAGTCATCCCTGCGGGGCGTCCTGGCCGGCGAGGGTGCTCGGTCGGCCGGCGAAGGCGATCTCCGGACTGAACCGGTCCTCGTAGCCGTCGGCCAACTCGCGCAGCGCCGCCGCCCCGTCCCCGTAGTACGACGACCCGTGCATCACGGCCAGCGTCCTCGGCGACAGCCGGGCCAGCGACCGCATCGTGGCCACCGCCGCCGTCAGGCACGACGTCTGACGGAACAACTCCTCCGCGTCGAGCGCGGGCCCGACCAGGTCGTGATCGGTGATCGGCGGGCCGTCTCCGAGGTGGGTGAACAGATCGCCGCACAGCAGCGTGCCGGTGGTCTCCTCGAACAGTACCCGCGCCTCCCAATTGTGCGGCACGTGCGGGGTGTTGAGGTTCATCACCCGGCGCCGCAGCACCTCCTTGCCGCCCAGGTCAAGCGTTTCACCGTGCGCCATCGGGCGCGGCGGCCGGTCGGCCAGGTCGTTGAGCGAGACCAGGCACCCCTGAAGGCCGTGCGCCACCTCGGCATGCGGGGCCGCGGCCAGGAACTCGTTCATCGCCCCGCACTCGTCGGCCTCCACATGCCCGAAGGCCAGCCAGCGCAGCTGGTCCAGCGGCACGACCCGGCCCACGGCCTCCGATACCAGGGGGAACAGCCGCCGCATGCCCGTGTGGAAGAGCAGCGGCTGCTCCGCGTCGATGAGGAACTGGTTGAACGTGAACCCCGCCGGTGCTGCCACGTCGGGAACGTAGGTGGAGATCCGGTAGATGCCGTCGGCGATCTCATCGACGCGCGTCTCCATGGGCCGGCACCTCCTTCCGGGCAGGCCCCCCGTCCATCGTAGGGCGGCGATCCGGACCATCGCAGCCCACGCACACACCGCGATACGCATCCTGATTCCCCCCCCGCACTCGCCAGGCAGCGCCGCGTACGTCGGGCAGCGCGGCGTACGGCTGCTGTCCGCAGCCCGCGCGGCGTGGGTGAGCACCGGCTGACTGCGGACGCCGGAGAGCCTGCTCGCCACCCGCCTGCGCGAACTGGACGCGAACTGGAGGTGCATCACGCCGATCCGGCTGCCGACCTGGCCGCCGGCTACACGTCCCCCGAAGTCCCGCCGGGCACCGCGCGCCGAGCTGACTCACCGGGCGCATCGCGGACGGCGCCGGCCTGTCGGTGCCCGGCCGCGCAACGGTGCCGCCGGCCCGTACTGGATCTGACACCGGAAGCACGGGACCGCGCGGCCGGGCGTCCAGGGGACCGGGTGTACCGCTCTCGGTGCCCGGCGCGGCCTGAATGGGGGCGTGCGCTTCTCCCAGGGCGCCGTGCGATGTGCCACACGGCGGTATGGCGATTCCCGAGGGGCGGGATGTCTAGGAGCGGCTGGGGTGGGCAGGGGAGCGGGACGGTCCGGTGTACGGAATACGGTGCGGGTCGATCCCGTTGCGGATACCGGACACCGACCGGACCGACGGGACACCGACCCGGACATCGTCAGCAGACCGGAAGCAGGGAAGCGCGTATGAGCACCGTGGAGCTCACCAAGGACAACTTCGACGAGATCGTC
This window encodes:
- a CDS encoding mevalonate kinase family protein: MTMTRAVRGVPAGGAAVPCRACLSGEDLDWLGGRSVSLALDLTTSVTVRAPGARPPGGSGSGGGAGSWAEEVWAFLRRRLPGAGARPPAVTVRSDAPAASGLSSSTALIVALFRAFAGVAAPGAPLSARTLAQWAYEFEFGYFNGGGMDHLAVIAGGLLLLDGRTSGLPEIVGRVDFPDDWAVVVLDSATRKDTGDHIRSVRAQLAAGDARLAAYRERCDAASAAVWEAVRRRDPAALGGAMGEAHAAMRDLQGMSTPLLEELREVALRGAGLPLKLSGAGGGGALVGVCPAADAEEAAARLRRALGAAHPRARVLVTRAAAGLAPELAAAPAP
- a CDS encoding NUDIX domain-containing protein — protein: MSYVGSYLWALRQQVGSRPLLVPGAQVLLLDGAGRGLFQRRADNGVWELPAGACEEGSDFTGTAVRELAEETGLRVAPADLEAFGSLSDPEVHTLTYPNGDVTHCFALCFWARRWSGELSPGRDEVTGAQFRALADPPRPLHPPTAVVLEMFREFGSTGKFQAR
- a CDS encoding MBL fold metallo-hydrolase; the encoded protein is METRVDEIADGIYRISTYVPDVAAPAGFTFNQFLIDAEQPLLFHTGMRRLFPLVSEAVGRVVPLDQLRWLAFGHVEADECGAMNEFLAAAPHAEVAHGLQGCLVSLNDLADRPPRPMAHGETLDLGGKEVLRRRVMNLNTPHVPHNWEARVLFEETTGTLLCGDLFTHLGDGPPITDHDLVGPALDAEELFRQTSCLTAAVATMRSLARLSPRTLAVMHGSSYYGDGAAALRELADGYEDRFSPEIAFAGRPSTLAGQDAPQG
- a CDS encoding NAD-dependent epimerase/dehydratase family protein, encoding MSATANGTGNTGGIGIGTGNGVGSAACGDPGESVAARLEKLRDARVVVTGGAGLVGSRLVALLRRADAEVTVLDRLDAYPESAHTSLFGVDGLGAKTVVGDICDREAVRTVLDGADYVVHAAAYADVAACTRRPDIAFRANVQGTQVVLEEAAASTVRRLVLVSSAAVYGDGDPSVRGPQVFREDQRLLPVSVYANSKLWAEHQTRLLLGGPDTPEYAVLRYFSVYGDPQIPKPGSHSWMVAWLSMQARLGRPMRLNGGGVQVRDLVHVEDVAAATALALIEERMAGETVNVGTGVPTSVREVGELIAPHFPASRFVTTPLPQGDPLGGYAATAHSRELLRWQPRIDVRSGVERYVRWLSATPHAVPGWLAAGPAA
- a CDS encoding glycosyltransferase family 2 protein gives rise to the protein MRHLRVGVAILTMGNRPAELQELLDSVAKQDLPATHIVVVGNGSPLPPLPDGVTGLSLSENLGVSGGRNVALDELRKLGELDVVVDLDDDGLLISPDVFSRLAELYERDPQLGVVSFRIADERGRTQRRHVPRLRVGDPQRGGLVTTFLGGGHALSVPMLDRIGGWPDEFFYAHEETDLAWRALDDGWRIRYAPEIVLQHPYTSPTRHAVYHRMVARNRVWLAKRHLPVLLVPLYLGVWAGLTAVRSRSAAGMRAWAAGFAEGVRTPCGRRRPMRWRTVWRMTRLGRPPVI